In Engraulis encrasicolus isolate BLACKSEA-1 chromosome 15, IST_EnEncr_1.0, whole genome shotgun sequence, the genomic window atgaaaacatggatccacccTGCTTATATCAATggttcaggctggtggtgtaaTAGCAAAGGGATATTTTCTCTCCACAATTTGggcagttaaggcagttctgaaggcaaaagggggtccaacccaccACTAGAGAGGTGTAGTGCCTAACAAAGGGGCCAGTGAGTGTATAAAGTCTAGTTTACATGAATCTGTTTCTATATTGTTTCTATCGTAAATTTTCTATCCATTCATATTAAAATACTGGAAAACTACTTCATAGGTGGAAGGATTCAAAGACGCCAGAGCCCACGTATTTGAATATGTATGTGAGTGAATAACTGTCGTAAATGAGCCAAGAAATCACATGGAGTTGGTCTTACTTGAATTTCATCAAGATATGTCGCACCTTCTGGTATTGTGCCAAGTGCAAGTGAGAAAAGCAGTAACTTTATTTGTGTACGTATGCTTTTTGTTTATCCTGCATGACACAGTCGGCTGACGTTAAGGGCTCTCCCTCACTCCGATTAATATGTAATGCAACATGACTTGTGACATTTAAACGAAGGCTCCACTGAATGGTCTCTCCAAAATGTCCCCTTGCTTTAAATAGTGTGTTAGTCACGTTAACTGTTTGACGACACCACCAGTGTTTAAATTGGACCAGAGCCTTCTGCAGCTCAGCCCCCCTACCACCCCCGACACTCCCACCCCACATCTTGACCATTTAGCCAACCCGTTTGGGTCCATTTGATCAGAGTTAAGATGCAAAAAAGTGTATATCTGATGAGCAGCATGTCTATAATTGTAGTGAACCCGATTGTTGGTTTGGCTTGTTTTTTGTGCTTgagaataaataataaataaacaaattaatcaatcaatcaatcaatcaaaactatCTTCCTGATAGATTACTATTATTACAAATGAGTCATTAaagttttctgaaaaggcacgtcGAGTAGGAGTGGGTATTGGCAACAATCTCCCGATacgatacacatcccgatacaggggtcaAGATATGATGCGTATTGCGATACGTGCATCCCGATACATGGTCTTCAAGGCGATATATTTTCTGATATTTTAGTCTTTCTTtagtttttattctttttttacatttttaagaaaacaCAACAGACATATGTTTAATCAAATGTTACTTTTTgttttttctgtagagcaacagttcCACTGTGCATGTAAAACACTGCCTTCACAAAGCCGTTGGCCTACTGCATAGCAAGGAGAAACTGTCAGTTGCAGTTTCAGCAACTTGATAAACTTTTTGTTGCACATGAAATATCGATACGTGTATTGTGAAGAGGCCTGCGATactgttagcctgggcgaaaagccgactgttgactccgtcaatcagtctggcaaaagccatgaggaatccgtctccgtggagggtggtagatggtctgatcttacgctatcatttaaattaattggagttccaaactcaaattaaaccccatattgtgctttattagcatgcctgttactgtcgcaaaagcaaacaaataacaaaacgaaagtgtgaatatagttaccataaccaatcagtaacggagttcgcgggtgagttccgcgtcatcactctcaactgtttgctgattggctaaacactgagagaaccaagctcgaggcttttgccagacgatgtgcggagccaaaatctttgggtggagtacataggatggcgtcaggAGGCTACGATACTGCattccgataccgatatttttaaCACACTCCTAACGGAGAGGTTTTTTCATCTGaacttttcatttgtttttttgtctgtctgtccctatCCATCATCTATTCTATGCTCCTACTATAggggttgtgtatgtgtatgtttcatTTCAGTGCGAGTGTCTAGTATTGGTGGGGTGgcgtcttatcctgagcgtttcgctcggtgcgtaattccaagagcagtataatgaaaagtaagaaaggagtcgcactctggagctgaatgcaaaatcaaaaaatgtattaaacaaagacgaaaaaagtaaataaaaccgacagacaggggacacacGTTTtggggtctagcccatcatcagtgttgccagtttGAAATAGGTCATTAGTTCCACTGAGCTCTTAAACGCTCCGTTCAAAGTTTTCCACCCCCAACACCTTGTGAAGAGACAAGTGTATAGTCATAATAATGCTAAAGTGCATTGCAAAAATACCGCGACATACATTGCAGTGATaaactataggcctatacataacgAGTCAATAGGCATATCATGTACAGAAAGGTAGCCTACCAAGGAGAGTCAAAATATGTATAGAGAAACAGTGCATAGTGCAAGTGCAGTGCAAGTGTCTACTCATGTCCAATCATCTCCTCTCCCTGATGtgatccatccctccatccaggtCCGCGTAAGGTTCCGCAAGTTCCTCGCCCGCTTGTTCCAGGACATGGTGGCCCAGTACGGCTACCCAGAAGCCCCAGCGTCTGCATCTGCAGACCCCACCGCCGCCACGGTCCAACACGACGGGCCACCCATCAACCTCCCCGATGACGGCCTCTCCGGTGTGCCGCTCCACGTCCTGGTGGTCAGCCATGGGGCCTACATCCGCGTGGCAGTGCAACACCTGGTGGATGATCTGCACAGTACAGTCCCCGCGGGTCTCAAGCCCGCTCAGCTCTACGCCGCCTGCCCCAACACGGGCATAAACCGCTTTGTAATCTCCTTGCAGGGCGGGGAGACGGGTCCCACTGTGGCCGGTGTCAGATGCATCTTTGTCAACCGCAAGGATCATCTGAGTGCCAGTAAAGAGACTTGAGACGTACGTACGCAGCACAGTAGGGGCCACTGATTTTGTTACCGTGTCTTCTCAACTGCATCATACGCTTGCTCCTTGGAAAGGTACACCTCAAAAAACCTTGAAAAGCCTGATGGGTGTCTGGTGGTGGAAGTTGCATGGACATGGCTCCTACTGTAAATttcccagtgttaattcaatgtcTGGAGAGTAGGATCAACTCTGTGAAGGTTAAAGTCAACTCTtagggtgttgaattaacactgtaactgTGTACAGGGAGTGACCGGTCTCATTGAGCACATTTACACGCTGGTCATCTTGCTATTATGCCACACTCCGGTTAGGAACAAGGTTGGAAATTGAAATAAGAACGAGTTTTAGATTTTAGTTATTCTGTGTGCGTTTGGACGGGAAAAAAGACGGTTGGCAATATTCATGTGGCATATTCTCATTCATGGGCATATTCTTATCCTGAGTACAATGGCAGAGCAATATGGGCGCTGTGTAGATTTGGTGAATGAGAGGGAGGATGGGGGGTACTGTGGTAGTGGACAAGCTGGGTGATGATggttggatgaatggatggatgaagagtGATCAAGTATGAAAAAAGAAAGTGAAGATTATTTTATTTTCTCACGTCACTTTTTTCCTAGTGGTTCTGGAATTGAGAACAGTATGGGCAGTTTGAGCACTTCTGAAACAAAACGGACTGCAAAAAAAATTGTGTTTACAGGCATAgctttatcattattattattattattattattattattattattattattgtcattgccTTCATCTGTACCCTAAAGAGTTTTtacacttgaaacttgaaacactTTACTGAGCACAATGAcaatttcagacagacagacagacagacagacagacagacagacagacagacagacagacagacagacagacagacagacagacagacagagagagagacagacagacagacagacagacagacagacagacagagagacagacagagagagagagagagagagtacaatgtAGTACATTGGAGTAAGCGAAAATACTGACAATGCCCTTTAGCCTACTTCATGAACCAAACCACGCTGGTGtcctcagtgtgtctgtgtgtctatgtctgtcagTGATAAACCAACATGCAATCTTCTTCACAGACGTCCAAACGGGTAAGACGTGTCGTACAATTTCTCTTTGAAAACTGACTTTACGGTCATAATCTTCTGTGGTGTTTTCTTGATGTTTTTTCTTATTTTCAAAAATCACCACCTCTCATCTATGTTAACTGACAAAGAACCTATTGTGtaacgtgtgtgcatgttttcaaaATGTGTCACATTCTGCAGGTCACCTTGTGTGAAAGAATGTACAATCTTATATAACCTTTAAAGTGTCCTGTGTCGTTATTTTCTATGCCGTCTCCCATTCCCAGGCATAAACAGCTCTCATTACCATATTCAGTGATTGACCAaaattgtgtttttgtgctcttgTTCTTTGTAGAAATTACTTTCTCTGAAGTGATGCCAGCGCAGTGACAGTGACGGTCTCAGACAGTAAAAGTGTCCAAGGGACATACAGATGTGACAAGTCCAGTCATCCATTAAGCTTAAACTGAATTGGTGATCATCTCAACGGCGTCACCTGTGCGAAACAGTAACTGCATTTCTCTAATGAGGGTTTGCACATTGACAAATCTTTTTTTAGATTCTGACTTGGGTTTTTGTTTTCATGTGAAGTCACTGTTGTGGTTTCGGTCATGACGCGCTTGATAGCTGCTGAGTCATTTTTAAAAAGCTGTTTTAAAAGTCTGTCTTATGGTGTCCTCACAATCTCATAGATGCACAGTATGTCACAACGACACACCCcttacatttctgcagatttttaaatgttatttaaTGAGACAACACTGAAATGACACTCAATCAAAAGCAGTCAATAAAGACATTATATAACAATGTACAGTAAATGTATTATTCACTGAAAATTAATCAGTGGTGTTGCCTGGTTGAAAAGATATACCCTAATtaaaaatctgcagaaatgtgaggggtgcagTCACTTTTGTGAAACTCAAGTCTGCACACTTTTTGTTTCATGGTACAAAATGTAATGTGCCATGGGATTAAGAAAATGTGTTAAGACATTGTTCTTGTGATGATTGAGTGTTTCTGTGCCTTTACATGGGATGTGCAGACCCAAACACTGTCATTCAAGTGCGTACCTCAGATATTCAGATGGCAACTCGGGCCTAGACGTGAGTTACAGTTTGAAATCGCATACAAGTGGGAAGATTGAGAGGGTGGTAGGCCTATACCCATTAGCTGAGGAGTGTTTTAGCACGGCAACTAATAATCGCCTTTCCTTGGCCTGTAGGTTACCCTAGTCATATCAACATTAATcatcaaaagacaaaaaagacgaCGTTTTCTTGAGAATTAGCGAATTAATTATATTCCAGTCTCCAAAACAGACCAAAGGTCAGCGGTCACCGAGCGTTTCCTTTCTAAAAATAGCTTCTTGCCGTTGTCCGGATGGGGTGAAACTAGAATAGGATGTGGAAATGTCTATTTTTAGCTAGGCTTTTGTGGCCCAAGCGAGTCGATATGCGGTTTAAATTGGTGTCGGGAGGAAGACCTGGTCCTCCTGGTCTGATGTAACGGCCAATAGTAAATGTAGGTGTGTAATGAGTGACAAAATCTTGCCACATGAGTCACCCTTTGGGTGTCAAAAGGCACTCCTAATAACTGTTCACTTGCGCCGGTTTGTGTCGGTATATGTGAAGGAACACAGAGTGACAACAGCAGATTTcgaaaacgttttttttattcatagacagaaaaagaaaggtaCCTCTGCCACACAAACACGTTCAcaccccacacactcacagacaacaATACTCAAATACTCATTTGATAGACTTTCGGCCACTcaaatactcagacacacacacacacacacacacacacagcggtaaaACCTCTATACAACCATTCAACAAGACATCAGTTAGGTTTGTACTTGTATTACAGACAGCATCCTTATAAATACGATAAATAAAAAGGAATGAAcgcatttaaataaataaatacttggaTATTGTCCTTGGGTTGGTTGCAGGTGTCCAGCACCAAGAGCGTTATGTTAAGTTGAGTGGCGAATGAACAAAGTGCCATTTTTCTCCCGAAAGCTTGACGTAAAGAGCATTGTCAGAACACCCAATTTAAAGCCTTCAGTTACACTGTATTATATGTCATTCAAAATAAAAGTTCCGTAACGTCACAGCACAATAAATATTGAACATATTCTTCTACATGTTAAAAAGGAATGTGAAAGTTCGCCAAAAGTTTCGAGTCTGTGGACAAATCGGCGCGTATTGTCAGCGCGCAAAAGTGCGAGAGTAAACTAAGGACCGGAATGGTTTCAAAGATGACAATCACGGGGTCTGTCTTTGGTCACTTGATACAGAAGTTCTTTGTCCGCTGGTTCTGCCGACCCCACCTGCAAGCTAATTGTTTTACCCCATTATCATTTCACCTCGAGGGCTAGCAATCACTGATTTGGTCTGTGTGTTCCATGGGTCGTCATCGTTTGGGGAGAGAGGATTCTCCCTTGAGACGTGTCCAGCTTCCAGCTCTGGCTCCGGTTCTTGATCCGGTTCCTCTGGCAAGGCGCGAGAGTCCGATGCCTCAATATTTGTGTTGTATGGGTCATCAGGGTTGGTCGGTCTGTTCCTCTTTCCTCTGTGCAGCAGGCGCTCCAGAGGGATGGTGTTGGTTTCTGGCAGGAAGAGCGCAGAAGAAGGCAGGTTTTGTCCGGCGATATATACCTGCTTGGCCCGGTCTAGGTTGACGAGCATGCCATTTCTGGTTGAATAATATACATCGTAGCGGTTCTCTAGAAGTTCATGATTGAAGAGACAGTCCTCCTCGTTGCAGATGTGCTGAAAATAACAACATTGGGGAGGGGGAAACGTGTTAAGTCAGTCTTTATGTGGTTGGAATGGCCCTTTGAAATATGCGTAAAATGGTGCGTAAAATTCGAAGAAGCCTTGCGGTTGGTTGTTTGACCTTACATTTCACTTATAAAATGAATAACTAAATTAAGGACTATTTGTAAAGTTATCTGAAGTGTATATCAGAGTTGTTGAAA contains:
- the tigarb gene encoding fructose-2,6-bisphosphatase TIGAR B yields the protein MLTFAVTFIRHGETEFNKQKMLQGQGIDSALSDIGLQQGREAGEYLREVHFHKAYSSNMQRAKQTAQVILSSNVHSSGIELLLDDSLKERSFGVVEGKHKDMLKNLANAAGIAARDFTPPGGETADEVRVRFRKFLARLFQDMVAQYGYPEAPASASADPTAATVQHDGPPINLPDDGLSGVPLHVLVVSHGAYIRVAVQHLVDDLHSTVPAGLKPAQLYAACPNTGINRFVISLQGGETGPTVAGVRCIFVNRKDHLSASKET
- the fgf23 gene encoding fibroblast growth factor 23 → MMRSSRPSSALNQYSSFLALCLAAMHGLPPVDCAPNPSPLLGSNWGNPRRYIHLQTTTDMNNFYLEISLSGQVRKSTSRGSYSVILLKAQTRQSVAILGVKSNRYLCMDLEGNLFSSHICNEEDCLFNHELLENRYDVYYSTRNGMLVNLDRAKQVYIAGQNLPSSALFLPETNTIPLERLLHRGKRNRPTNPDDPYNTNIEASDSRALPEEPDQEPEPELEAGHVSRENPLSPNDDDPWNTQTKSVIASPRGEMIMG